The following coding sequences are from one Neurospora crassa OR74A linkage group I, whole genome shotgun sequence window:
- a CDS encoding succinate semialdehyde dehydrogenase, variant 2 — protein MAPKLKDPSLFKKDVCYVNGEWVKAHSGKTFEVNDPATGKLIGTCPEFDAQDTKKAIDAAETAFETFRHKTGRERSKLLRKWYDLMVENHDDLTTLITLENGKPLADAKGEVTYAANFFEWFSEEAPRIYGDTIPSSVPGNRVWTIKEPVGVCGLITPWNFPAAMITRKVGPALAVGCTVVCKAPGETPFTALAIAELAHRAGIPPGVVNVITALENTPEVGSTLTTDPVVRKISFTGSTAVGKLLMKQCSGTLKKLSLELGGNAPFIVFDDADVDAAVTGAIASKFRSSGQTCVCANRIYVQRGIYDEFSQKFAEQVKNNFRVGNGFEEGVTHGPLIHHRAIEKVEQHVRDAEKKGAKVVVGGHRLESLGPNFYEPTVITGMTPDMAMASEETFGPVAGLFPFDTEDEVVKLANATQVGLAGYFFSRDIHRCVRVAEHLEVGMVGINTGLISDPASPFGGVKESGFGREGSLYGIGEYQVTKMVTVGGMGQPLQK, from the exons ATGGCCCCCAAG CTCAAAGATCCATCCCTCTTCAAAAAGGATGTTTGCTACGTCAATGGCGAATGGGTAAAGGCCCACTCGGGCAAGACATTTGAAGTCAATG ACCCAGCAACAGGCAAGCTCATCGGTACCTGCCCCGAATTCGATGCACAAGACACCAAGAAAGCCATCGATGCCGCCGAGACCGCCTTCGAGACCTTCCGCCACAAGACGGGCCGCGAGCGCTCCAAGCTCCTGCGGAAATGGTATGACCTCATGGTCGAGAACCACGATGATCTCACCACCCTTATCACCTTGGAGAACGGCAAGCCGCTAGCGGACGCCAAGGGCGAAGTCACCTATGCCGCCAACTTCTTCGAGTGGTTCAGCGAGGAAGCCCCCCGCATCTATGGCGATACCATCCCCTCCTCAGTCCCGGGTAACCGCGTATGGACCATCAAGGAGCCCGTCGGCGTGTGCGGCCTCATCACGCCCTGGAACTTTCCCGCCGCCATGATCACCCGCAAAGTCGGCCCTGCCTTGGCCGTCGGCTGCACCGTGGTGTGCAAAGCCCCCGGTGAGACGCCCTTCACGGCGCTGGCCATTGCCGAGCTCGCCCACCGCGCCGGCATCCCTCCCGGTGTCGTCAACGTGATCACCGCCCTCGAAAACACCCCCGAGGTCGGCAGCACTTTGACCACCGACCCCGTGGTTCGCAAGATCTCCTTCACGGGCTCCACGGCCGTCGGCAAGCTCCTCATGAAGCAGTGCTCCGGCACGCTCAAGAAGCTCTCTCTCGAACTAGGCGGTAACGCGCCCTTCATTGTCTTCGATGACGCCGACGTGGACGCGGCCGTCACGGGCGCCATCGCCTCCAAATTCCGCTCCTCCGGCCAAACATGCGTCTGCGCCAACCGCATCTACGTGCAACGAGGAATTTACGACGAGTTTTCCCAGAAATTCGCCGAGCAGGTCAAGAACAACTTCCGGGTCGGCAACGGGTTCGAGGAAGGAGTCACGCACGGCCCACTGATCCACCATCGCGCCATTGAAAAGGTCGAGCAGCACGTCCGCgacgccgagaagaagggcgccaaggtggtggtgggcggtCACAGGCTCGAAAGCCTAGGCCCCAACTTTTACGAGCCGACCGTCATCACGGGTATGACCCCCGACATGGCCATGGCGTCGGAGGAGACGTTTGGACCGGTGGCTGGCTTGTTCCCCTTTGACACGGAGGATGAGGTGGTCAAGCTGGCTAACGCGACCCAAGTCGGCTTGGCGGGCTATTTCTTTTCTAGAGATATCCACCGCTGCGTGAGGGTTGCTGAACACCTTGAGGTTGGCATGGTTGGTATCAACACGGGCTTGATTTCGGACCCCGCGAGTCCGTTTGGCGGTGTTAAAGAGAGTGGTTTCGGAAGGGAAGGTTCGCTTTATGGTATCGGAGAATACCAGGTGACCAAGATGGTTACGGTTGGAGGTATGGGTCAGCCTTTACAGAAGTGA
- a CDS encoding succinate semialdehyde dehydrogenase, with the protein MTLLQRSFFSASRNTAIIRSRFQTKSLPLVLHSYSRLASTMAPKLKDPSLFKKDVCYVNGEWVKAHSGKTFEVNDPATGKLIGTCPEFDAQDTKKAIDAAETAFETFRHKTGRERSKLLRKWYDLMVENHDDLTTLITLENGKPLADAKGEVTYAANFFEWFSEEAPRIYGDTIPSSVPGNRVWTIKEPVGVCGLITPWNFPAAMITRKVGPALAVGCTVVCKAPGETPFTALAIAELAHRAGIPPGVVNVITALENTPEVGSTLTTDPVVRKISFTGSTAVGKLLMKQCSGTLKKLSLELGGNAPFIVFDDADVDAAVTGAIASKFRSSGQTCVCANRIYVQRGIYDEFSQKFAEQVKNNFRVGNGFEEGVTHGPLIHHRAIEKVEQHVRDAEKKGAKVVVGGHRLESLGPNFYEPTVITGMTPDMAMASEETFGPVAGLFPFDTEDEVVKLANATQVGLAGYFFSRDIHRCVRVAEHLEVGMVGINTGLISDPASPFGGVKESGFGREGSLYGIGEYQVTKMVTVGGMGQPLQK; encoded by the exons ATGACTCTCTTACAAAGATCCTTTTTCTCCGCTTCCAGAAACACAGCCATCATCAGATCCCGCTTCCAGACGAAGTCCCTACCACTAGTACTACACTCATACTCACGACTAGCCTCCACCATGGCCCCCAAG CTCAAAGATCCATCCCTCTTCAAAAAGGATGTTTGCTACGTCAATGGCGAATGGGTAAAGGCCCACTCGGGCAAGACATTTGAAGTCAATG ACCCAGCAACAGGCAAGCTCATCGGTACCTGCCCCGAATTCGATGCACAAGACACCAAGAAAGCCATCGATGCCGCCGAGACCGCCTTCGAGACCTTCCGCCACAAGACGGGCCGCGAGCGCTCCAAGCTCCTGCGGAAATGGTATGACCTCATGGTCGAGAACCACGATGATCTCACCACCCTTATCACCTTGGAGAACGGCAAGCCGCTAGCGGACGCCAAGGGCGAAGTCACCTATGCCGCCAACTTCTTCGAGTGGTTCAGCGAGGAAGCCCCCCGCATCTATGGCGATACCATCCCCTCCTCAGTCCCGGGTAACCGCGTATGGACCATCAAGGAGCCCGTCGGCGTGTGCGGCCTCATCACGCCCTGGAACTTTCCCGCCGCCATGATCACCCGCAAAGTCGGCCCTGCCTTGGCCGTCGGCTGCACCGTGGTGTGCAAAGCCCCCGGTGAGACGCCCTTCACGGCGCTGGCCATTGCCGAGCTCGCCCACCGCGCCGGCATCCCTCCCGGTGTCGTCAACGTGATCACCGCCCTCGAAAACACCCCCGAGGTCGGCAGCACTTTGACCACCGACCCCGTGGTTCGCAAGATCTCCTTCACGGGCTCCACGGCCGTCGGCAAGCTCCTCATGAAGCAGTGCTCCGGCACGCTCAAGAAGCTCTCTCTCGAACTAGGCGGTAACGCGCCCTTCATTGTCTTCGATGACGCCGACGTGGACGCGGCCGTCACGGGCGCCATCGCCTCCAAATTCCGCTCCTCCGGCCAAACATGCGTCTGCGCCAACCGCATCTACGTGCAACGAGGAATTTACGACGAGTTTTCCCAGAAATTCGCCGAGCAGGTCAAGAACAACTTCCGGGTCGGCAACGGGTTCGAGGAAGGAGTCACGCACGGCCCACTGATCCACCATCGCGCCATTGAAAAGGTCGAGCAGCACGTCCGCgacgccgagaagaagggcgccaaggtggtggtgggcggtCACAGGCTCGAAAGCCTAGGCCCCAACTTTTACGAGCCGACCGTCATCACGGGTATGACCCCCGACATGGCCATGGCGTCGGAGGAGACGTTTGGACCGGTGGCTGGCTTGTTCCCCTTTGACACGGAGGATGAGGTGGTCAAGCTGGCTAACGCGACCCAAGTCGGCTTGGCGGGCTATTTCTTTTCTAGAGATATCCACCGCTGCGTGAGGGTTGCTGAACACCTTGAGGTTGGCATGGTTGGTATCAACACGGGCTTGATTTCGGACCCCGCGAGTCCGTTTGGCGGTGTTAAAGAGAGTGGTTTCGGAAGGGAAGGTTCGCTTTATGGTATCGGAGAATACCAGGTGACCAAGATGGTTACGGTTGGAGGTATGGGTCAGCCTTTACAGAAGTGA
- a CDS encoding beta-glucuronidase, with protein sequence MKRILGLIAYASVPTVINAVQISVDETAPSNPVFDAYVSYSIEFSSFPDYAGNNSRPNTFSENLLDNLGKITGTKPYIRVGGNTQDYALYNASLPYSLNGTIDPKRSSDYPTTIFIGPSFFESYNSFKNTRFIHGFNLGLGGNRTSGWQTLLDTVPLACKALGGGKLFAWTYGNEPDLFSTSAQGPVRPPSWNEAEYVDQWLNGTRKIHELLERNCPDLAKNGTYGYIAPSFAGVGNKLKAPKAWGEGLNEDKNIKLFATHNYISGATSPGVTLQGTLMNHSMTKASVDAHIVEYNQVKAIDAAAPPLIFGETNSLYNQGRPGLSNTFGAALWGVDFNLYSASVGFKRVHMHMGTNYRYASWQPIATNKATIGTKAPYYGNIAVASFLAPPPSSPYDSPATSLATVKHLPISSTPFLSAYAAYHSSNLTRLILINLQSYNTTASGEGLAPLPPSSLTPRPSVTFNFTLPAAYLLTDGGKEKQVVVKRLMANGSDAITGITWDGWSYNWELDGGRPVRLPNVTRTSESERAWVGEGTSDGGKAGLGVVVEAGSAALVEFV encoded by the exons ATGAAGCGAATCCTGGGTCTCATTGCCTATGCTTCCGTCCCAACGGTAATTAATGCGGTGCAAATATCCGTCGACGAGACTGCGCCCAGCAACCCGGTCTTTGACGCGTATGTGAGCTACAGCATCGAGTTTTCTAGCTTCCCCGACTACGCAG GGAACAACTCTCGTCCAAACACCTTCTCCGAAAATCTCCTGGACAACCTGGGCAAGATCACGGGTACCAAGCCGTACATCCGCGTCGGCGGCAATACGCAGGACTACGCCCTGTACAATGCCTCGCTGCCCTATAGCCTGAATGGCACGATTGATCCCAAGCGTTCATCCGATTATCCAACCACGATCTTCATCGGTCCCTCGTTCTTTGAATCTTACAATTCCTTCAAGAACACCAGGTTCATTCACGGCTTCAACCTAGGGCTGGGCGGCAACCGGACATCCGGCTGGCAGACACTTCTAGACACGGTCCCGCTCGCCTGCAAGGCCTTGGGCGGCGGGAAGTTGTTCGCGTGGACATATGGTAACGAGCCGGATCTGTTCTCTACTTCTGCCCAGGGCCCTGTGAGACCGCCTAGTTGGAACGAGGCAGAGTACGTCGACCAATGGCTAAACGGCACGAGAAAGATCCATGAGTTACTCGAGAGGAACTGTCCAGACTTGGCCAAGAATGGTACCTACGGGTACATTGCACCTTCATTTGCCGGCGTGGGGAACAAGTTGAAGGCACCGAAAGCGTGGGGCGAAGGACTTAATGAGGATAAGAACATCAAGCTGTTTGCTACACATAA TTACATCAGTGGCGCAACCTCTCCAGGGGTTACCCTCCAGGGGACCCTAATGAACCACTCCATGACGAAGGCCTCGGTCGATGCCCACATTGTTGAGTACAATCAGGTCAAAGCCATTGATGCTGCGGCTCCACCGCTCATTTTTGGCGAGACCAACTCGTTATACAACCAAGGTCGACCCGGGCTCTCAAATACCTTTGGTGCGGCTCTTTGGGGTGTCGACTTTAATCTATATTCCGCAAGTGTCGGTTTCAAGAGGGTACACATGCACATGGGCACTAATTACCGG TACGCCTCCTGGCAGCCCATTGCCACCAACAAAGCCACCATCGGCACCAAAGCCCCTTACTACGGCAACATAGCCGTAgcctccttcctcgccccccctccctcttccccctaCGACTCCCCCGCCACCTCCCTCGCAACAGTCAAACACCTCCCCATCTCCTCTACCCCATTCCTCTCCGCCTACGCAGCCTACCACTCCTCCAACCTCACccgcctcatcctcatcaacctccaaTCCTACAACACCACCGCCTCAGGCGAAGGTCTTGCCCCTTTACCTCCTTCGTCCCTGACCCCTCGCCCTTCAGTGACATTCAACTTCACCTTACCCGCCGCTTATCTCTTGACGGAtggagggaaggaaaagcaggtggtggtgaagagacTGATGGCAAACGGAAGCGATGCCATTACGGGAATCAcgtgggatggatggagttATAATTGGGAACTGGACGGAGGTAGGCCAGTTAGGTTGCCGAATGTGACGAGGACGAGTGAGAGCGAGAGAGCGTGGGTTGGGGAGGGGACGAGCGATGGCGGGAAGGCGGGGTTGGGGGTGGTAGTCGAGGCGGGGAGTGCGGCTTTGGTCGAGTTTGTTTAA